Proteins encoded within one genomic window of Vulgatibacter sp.:
- the nrfH gene encoding cytochrome c nitrite reductase small subunit has translation MIRRRTILLSSLGLAVLVGLAVGLGLYTFAYARGYSYLLDDPSACANCHVMEEQYSGWIKSSHRAVAGCNDCHTPHDTVGKYMVKAKNGFWHSYYFTTGTFKEPIRITKDNREVTEATCRHCHGDLVHAMDAGAGGREPLSCIRCHGSVGHPSR, from the coding sequence ATGATCCGTCGCAGGACCATCCTCCTCTCGAGCCTGGGGCTCGCCGTCCTCGTCGGGCTCGCGGTCGGCCTGGGGCTGTACACCTTCGCCTACGCGCGCGGTTATTCGTACCTGCTCGACGATCCGTCGGCCTGCGCCAACTGCCACGTGATGGAGGAGCAGTACAGCGGCTGGATCAAGTCGAGCCACCGCGCCGTCGCCGGCTGCAACGACTGCCACACGCCCCACGACACCGTGGGCAAGTACATGGTCAAGGCCAAGAACGGCTTCTGGCACTCGTACTACTTCACCACCGGCACGTTCAAAGAGCCGATTCGGATCACGAAGGACAACCGCGAGGTGACCGAGGCGACCTGCAGGCATTGCCACGGCGACCTCGTGCACGCGATGGACGCCGGCGCCGGCGGCAGGGAGCCGCTCTCCTGCATCCGCTGCCACGGCTCCGTGGGCCATCCCTCGCGGTAA
- the dut gene encoding dUTP diphosphatase: MEIHIKRMGSRGEPLPLPTYATDGSAGLDLRADEAVTLEPGERKLVPTGIAVAIPPGFEGQVRPRSGLALKRGVTTLNAPGTIDADYRGECGVILINHGREPVHLPRGERIAQLVIARFERVQLREVDALDDTARGAGGFGHTGQS, encoded by the coding sequence ATGGAGATCCACATCAAGCGAATGGGGAGCCGCGGCGAGCCGCTGCCGCTTCCCACCTACGCCACGGACGGCAGCGCCGGCCTCGATCTGCGCGCCGACGAGGCCGTGACCCTGGAGCCGGGCGAGCGGAAGCTGGTCCCCACCGGGATCGCCGTGGCGATCCCGCCGGGCTTCGAGGGCCAGGTGCGCCCGCGCTCCGGGCTCGCGCTGAAACGAGGCGTGACGACCCTCAACGCTCCCGGCACGATCGACGCCGACTACCGCGGCGAGTGCGGCGTGATCCTGATCAACCACGGCCGGGAGCCGGTCCACCTCCCGCGGGGCGAGCGAATCGCCCAGCTGGTCATCGCGCGCTTCGAGCGCGTGCAGCTGCGCGAGGTCGACGCCCTCGACGATACTGCGCGCGGCGCCGGCGGCTTCGGGCACACGGGCCAGAGCTGA
- the purB gene encoding adenylosuccinate lyase, whose protein sequence is MIARYSRPEMTALWTSEARYERWLAVEMAACEAMATRGEVPQDEWKRLQEKAPKQVTAQDAERIEEIEKVVKHDVIAFLTWVEEQVGPEARWLHLGLTSSDVLDTTLALQLKEAGERILQGLDASLAAIEKRAFEHKNTAMIGRSHGIHAEPITFGIKLANWHAELSRDRARLATAIENVAYGKISGAVGTFANVDPAVEAHVCTKLGLKADPVSTQVVSRDRHAEYFNALALLGASIERCSVEIRHLQRTEVREAEEPFTAGQKGSSAMPHKRNPILTENMTGLARLLRGYAVTALENVALWHERDISHSSVERVIGPDATILADFMLFRFTRLVAEMRVYPERMQENLEITGGLVYSQRLLLELARRGIARQTAYVFVQRNAMKFYEEGADFLESLLADEDLRKHLSEDEIRGVFDVSYHTKHVDTIFRRVFGRS, encoded by the coding sequence ATGATCGCTCGCTACTCCCGCCCCGAGATGACCGCCCTTTGGACCAGCGAAGCCCGCTACGAGCGTTGGCTCGCGGTGGAGATGGCCGCCTGTGAAGCGATGGCCACCCGCGGCGAGGTCCCGCAGGACGAGTGGAAGCGCCTGCAGGAGAAGGCGCCGAAGCAGGTGACCGCGCAGGACGCCGAGCGGATCGAGGAGATCGAGAAGGTCGTCAAGCATGACGTCATCGCCTTCCTCACCTGGGTGGAGGAGCAGGTCGGACCCGAGGCGCGCTGGCTCCACCTCGGCCTCACCTCGAGCGACGTGCTCGACACCACGCTGGCGCTGCAGCTCAAAGAGGCCGGCGAGCGGATCCTGCAGGGGCTCGACGCCTCCCTCGCCGCCATCGAGAAGCGCGCCTTCGAGCACAAGAACACCGCGATGATCGGCCGCTCCCACGGCATCCACGCCGAGCCGATCACCTTCGGCATCAAGCTGGCCAACTGGCACGCCGAGCTCTCTCGCGATCGTGCCCGCCTGGCCACCGCCATCGAGAACGTGGCGTACGGCAAGATCTCCGGCGCGGTCGGCACCTTCGCCAACGTCGATCCGGCGGTCGAGGCCCACGTCTGCACCAAGCTCGGCCTGAAGGCCGATCCCGTCTCCACCCAGGTGGTGAGCCGCGATCGCCACGCCGAGTACTTCAACGCGCTGGCGCTCCTCGGCGCCTCGATCGAGCGCTGCTCCGTCGAGATCCGCCACCTCCAGCGCACCGAGGTGCGCGAGGCGGAGGAGCCCTTCACCGCCGGCCAGAAGGGCTCGTCGGCGATGCCCCACAAGCGCAACCCCATCCTCACCGAGAACATGACGGGCCTGGCCCGCCTGCTCCGCGGCTACGCCGTCACCGCGCTGGAGAACGTGGCGCTGTGGCACGAGCGCGACATCTCGCACTCGTCGGTGGAGCGGGTGATCGGCCCCGACGCCACCATCCTCGCCGACTTCATGCTCTTCCGCTTCACGCGCCTCGTCGCCGAGATGCGCGTCTACCCGGAGCGCATGCAGGAGAACCTCGAGATCACCGGCGGCCTCGTCTACTCGCAGCGCCTGCTCCTCGAGCTCGCCCGCCGCGGCATCGCCCGCCAGACCGCCTACGTCTTCGTGCAGCGCAACGCGATGAAGTTCTACGAGGAGGGCGCCGACTTCCTCGAGTCGCTGCTCGCCGACGAGGATCTGCGCAAGCACCTCTCCGAGGACGAGATCCGCGGCGTCTTCGACGTGAGCTACCACACCAAGCACGTCGACACGATCTTCCGCCGGGTCTTCGGCAGGAGCTGA
- a CDS encoding ammonia-forming cytochrome c nitrite reductase subunit c552 yields MSHPDAESPRRFRARTVLLVAIAAAVVTAAVAALLVNIFERKQEAQDPFFRVVEITDDTVDPAVWGKNFPLQYDSYRRTVDQVRTRYGGSEAVPRTPTDADPRSIVANSRLEEDPRLKTMWAGYAFSTDFREERGHAYMFLDQLYTERQQHTKQPGTCINCHASTYTIYKELGDGDLVAGFEKINQMPYQEAAKLAEHPVACIDCHDPDTMQLRVTRPAFMEGIARVKKLQGHENYDVNRDASRQEMRTYVCGQCHVEYYFRGPEKRLTYPWHKGLRIDDIYAYYQEEGFRDWVHADTGAPVLKAQHPEFETFNQGTHARAGVACADCHMPYERVGALKVSDHHVRSPLLNINRACQTCHRTSEQELMERAITLQTRTFDMRNRAMDALVELITGIEAAREQGLADEQLADAWQMQRKSQFYLDFVEAENSMGFHAPQEAVRILGESIDYARQGQVALQQVGAKLPPPGSVPQAPEGVPPPSPPGQPQPTQPGAATPTTPAQ; encoded by the coding sequence ATGAGCCACCCGGACGCCGAATCCCCCCGCCGTTTTCGTGCCCGAACCGTCCTGCTCGTGGCGATCGCGGCGGCGGTCGTCACCGCTGCGGTGGCGGCGCTGCTCGTCAACATCTTCGAGCGCAAGCAGGAGGCGCAGGACCCCTTCTTCCGCGTCGTCGAAATCACCGACGACACGGTCGACCCCGCGGTCTGGGGCAAGAACTTCCCCCTGCAATACGACAGCTACCGGCGCACCGTGGATCAGGTGCGCACCCGCTACGGCGGAAGCGAGGCGGTCCCCCGCACCCCCACCGACGCCGATCCCCGCTCGATCGTGGCCAACTCGCGCCTCGAGGAGGATCCGCGGCTCAAGACGATGTGGGCGGGTTACGCCTTCTCCACCGATTTCCGCGAGGAACGCGGCCACGCCTACATGTTCCTCGACCAGCTCTACACCGAGCGGCAGCAGCACACGAAGCAGCCGGGCACCTGCATCAACTGCCACGCTTCGACGTACACCATCTACAAGGAGCTCGGCGACGGCGACCTCGTCGCGGGCTTCGAGAAGATCAACCAGATGCCCTACCAGGAGGCGGCGAAGCTCGCCGAGCATCCGGTCGCCTGCATCGATTGCCACGACCCCGACACGATGCAGCTGCGGGTGACGCGGCCGGCCTTCATGGAAGGCATCGCCCGGGTGAAGAAGCTCCAGGGCCACGAGAACTACGACGTGAACCGCGACGCCAGCCGCCAGGAGATGCGGACCTACGTCTGCGGCCAGTGCCACGTCGAGTACTACTTCCGTGGTCCCGAGAAGCGGCTCACCTATCCCTGGCACAAGGGCCTGCGGATCGACGACATCTACGCCTACTACCAGGAGGAGGGTTTCCGGGATTGGGTGCACGCCGACACCGGCGCGCCGGTGCTCAAGGCGCAGCATCCCGAGTTCGAAACCTTCAACCAGGGCACCCACGCTCGCGCCGGCGTCGCCTGCGCCGACTGCCACATGCCCTACGAGCGCGTCGGCGCGCTCAAGGTCAGCGACCACCACGTCCGCAGCCCGCTCCTCAACATCAACCGCGCCTGCCAGACCTGCCACCGCACCTCGGAGCAGGAGCTGATGGAGCGCGCGATCACGCTGCAGACCCGGACCTTCGACATGCGCAACCGCGCCATGGACGCGCTGGTGGAGCTGATCACCGGGATCGAGGCAGCCCGCGAGCAGGGGCTCGCCGACGAGCAGCTCGCCGACGCCTGGCAGATGCAGCGGAAGTCGCAGTTCTACCTCGACTTCGTCGAGGCCGAGAACTCGATGGGCTTCCACGCGCCGCAGGAGGCGGTGCGCATCCTCGGCGAGTCGATCGACTATGCGCGGCAGGGCCAGGTGGCGCTGCAGCAGGTGGGCGCGAAGCTCCCGCCGCCCGGCTCGGTGCCGCAGGCGCCGGAGGGTGTGCCGCCGCCCTCGCCGCCGGGGCAGCCTCAGCCCACGCAGCCCGGCGCCGCCACCCCGACGACGCCTGCGCAGTAG